One Nocardioides luti DNA window includes the following coding sequences:
- a CDS encoding O-methyltransferase, whose translation MSAPPDLPDVVSRAFAVSRKAGYVSFCRNETGRLLATLAATRGGTMAEFGTGCGVGTAWLRSGVRGEARIISAELDARLATAAAEIFVDDPQVEVLAADWSTLLDKGPFSLLFLDSGEPGDVGVDSIADLVEDGGIVVLDDFTPCEVWPPIAYGRVDSLREQWLTDERFTTVEVMVASDASALIATKR comes from the coding sequence ATGAGCGCTCCTCCCGACCTCCCGGACGTCGTGTCCCGTGCGTTCGCGGTCTCCCGCAAGGCCGGGTACGTCTCCTTCTGCCGCAACGAGACCGGCCGCCTGCTCGCCACCCTCGCCGCCACCCGCGGCGGGACGATGGCCGAGTTCGGCACCGGCTGCGGCGTCGGCACCGCCTGGCTGCGCAGCGGCGTGCGGGGCGAGGCCCGGATCATCAGCGCCGAGCTGGACGCCCGCCTCGCCACCGCGGCCGCCGAGATCTTCGTCGACGACCCGCAGGTCGAGGTGCTGGCCGCGGACTGGTCGACGCTGCTCGACAAGGGTCCGTTCTCCCTGCTCTTCCTCGACTCGGGCGAGCCGGGCGACGTCGGCGTCGACTCGATCGCCGACCTGGTCGAGGACGGCGGCATCGTCGTGCTCGACGACTTCACGCCGTGCGAGGTGTGGCCGCCGATCGCCTACGGGCGCGTGGACAGCCTGCGCGAGCAGTGGCTGACCGACGAGCGGTTCACGACCGTCGAGGTCATGGTCGCCTCCGACGCGTCAGCGCTGATCGCCACCAAGCGCTGA